The Oryza sativa Japonica Group chromosome 11, ASM3414082v1 DNA window ACAATAATTTCAAAGATGAAGGTAAATAAGAAGCCAGATAATGTATCAATGTCAGATAACAGGTACTAAGATCTATTCCACTAGTCAACAAATTGTGTTCCTGTCCAGAATTACTCATGCGGAAACTGTGTTAACAAGACTAACATGAAATGAAAGATATTCAACAAGTAAACAGTTCAAATTGTAGAAGTCAAGTTATTCTGTTTCTATTTATATTTTCATGGATCGTACTTGACAACAAAACACAATGGatcatgttttccttttatcccTTCTAAATacagttttcttttttcagtTTTCCTTTCCTTGTTTTCTAAATCTCTATTTCCAGTTCTAGttatttatttctatcatttgcaataaaaaaaaaatcagaaatacTGGAAGAATGAAAAAATGTCAACAGTAAGCTTACGTTTTGGTTGTTGTTTCCTCTGCTTGATAATAACTTTTTTGTCCAATGTACTCAACCACTTCCCAATTTTGTAAACCCCCTCATCAACTTCTTTACAGTGGACTTTCACTACCTTAAGGTGTTCTGATATTGCAGCTGGTTTCCACAATGGATTGTCATTCTCTTCTGTTTCCAATTCCACCATAGATTTATATTCCTGTAGCAGGGAAATAAATTTCACcttcaattaatcatgcacaaCAACTTTAACAATGCAGCAGTTGTAAAAACATATACCTTGGAAATTTTAAGAGTGAGCTTCCGTAGAACTGGTGAGTGTTCAAGAATACAAGCTAGTGCCGAGAAATTAGAAGCAAGACACCACTCATTGAGTAACAAACACTTCATCTTGCTAAACAAAGGGCACCATCTTAAATCACTTCTGAAAATAAACTGGATAAAGTGCAAGCGAGAAAGTCAACCGAATTTTGTTGTGAATACAATAATTTAAGAGCCAAGACATAGTAATGCATGAAACATATTCTTAAGAAGTTAAAATGGTGAATCAGATACAGGAAATAACATAAATTAAGGAGATATCTGATAAGATGTTAACGTAAGCTTACTATGTTAGGTCCAGCTATCAACTTCAAATTCTCAGCTTCTGTTAGACCTCCTAGGAGCACGCTTTCAGAATCGTCGCTAACCTCATATCTACAATGACAGCCATCACAGTATTCATCTTCACAATTACCAGAGTAACTATTACTGCACGAGTCATCGCAATCCTGGTGGGGTCTGACAGATGCTTCAACTAATGAGGGCATTCTTCCGAGAAAAGGAGTTCTGCCACAAAAACCTTCAAGTAAGAGCGTAACGAGGCTCGGTGCATAAATGTCCGTGCGGTGATACTCACCGAATTGACAATGGAAGATATGAAGACATTGTATCGACCGGGACAAAATCTCGTAAACGGAATCAAAGCCGCAATTCTTGGTGAAATATAGCTCCTTCAGCGCAGGACAGCTCGAGAAGTTAAGGAAGCAATTCTTCAACTCTATACCAGAGAGTTCTATCTTGGTCAAGTGTGGCGAGACAAGAGGCATGCCCTTGTACACTTCAATGTCTATCTGATCGAGGTTATGGATCTTGAGCACCTGAACTCGGCACATTACGGCATACATGACCCACAGCATGACGCATTGGTATGGATCACTGCCGCCATCATGCACCACGTCCTCGTATCGGCGTGCATTGAACCTCAAATCAAGCTCGCGCAAAGGCGAGATGCCACGGAGGAGCACCAGATGGTTGACGAACTTCTTGAACTCGTCGGAGCTCTTCCATCTATCAGTACTGTAAGCGACGCGCAGGATGTCCGTGGATTTCCAGAGGTGGCGCCATCGCCGGGACAGGACGCAGGTCTTCACGGCCTCGTCGGCGGACAGCAGGGACAGGATCTgctggaggagctcgtcggggaGGTCGTCGATCCCGCACTCTTCGCTGGGAGACATTCCGTCGAACAGGTGGCGGGCGTAG harbors:
- the LOC107279516 gene encoding F-box protein At4g22280-like isoform X1, with protein sequence MEFLLPFYNILPVYPIRAGLLEDAAPRLPTPPPATPPQKSPVEALRSSAAPRRAEDRREVEAATQRLVKPGDHPISSCLCVAQCPGYARHLFDGMSPSEECGIDDLPDELLQQILSLLSADEAVKTCVLSRRWRHLWKSTDILRVAYSTDRWKSSDEFKKFVNHLVLLRGISPLRELDLRFNARRYEDVVHDGGSDPYQCVMLWVMYAVMCRVQVLKIHNLDQIDIEVYKGMPLVSPHLTKIELSGIELKNCFLNFSSCPALKELYFTKNCGFDSVYEILSRSIQCLHIFHCQFGEYHRTDIYAPSLVTLLLEGFCGRTPFLGRMPSLVEASVRPHQDCDDSCSNSYSGNCEDEYCDGCHCRYEVSDDSESVLLGGLTEAENLKLIAGPNIFIFRSDLRWCPLFSKMKCLLLNEWCLASNFSALACILEHSPVLRKLTLKISKEYKSMVELETEENDNPLWKPAAISEHLKVVKVHCKEVDEGVYKIGKWLSTLDKKVIIKQRKQQPKRKLTVDIFSFFQYF
- the LOC107279516 gene encoding F-box protein At4g22280-like isoform X2, producing the protein MEFLLPFYNILPVYPIRAGLLEDAAPRLPTPPPATPPQKSPVEALRSSAAPRRAEDRREVEAATQRLVKPGDHPISSCLCVAQCPGYARHLFDGMSPSEECGIDDLPDELLQQILSLLSADEAVKTCVLSRRWRHLWKSTDILRVAYSTDRWKSSDEFKKFVNHLVLLRGISPLRELDLRFNARRYEDVVHDGGSDPYQCVMLWVMYAVMCRVQVLKIHNLDQIDIEVYKGMPLVSPHLTKIELSGIELKNCFLNFSSCPALKELYFTKNCGFDSVYEILSRSIQCLHIFHCQFGEYHRTDIYAPSLVTLLLEGFCGRTPFLGRMPSLVEASVRPHQDCDDSCSNSYSGNCEDEYCDGCHCRYEVSDDSESVLLGGLTEAENLKLIAGPNIFIFRSDLRWCPLFSKMKCLLLNEWCLASNFSALACILEHSPVLRKLTLKISKEYKSMVELETEENDNPLWKPAAISEHLKVVKVHCKEVDEGVYKIGKWLSTLDKKVIIKQRKQQPKLFCLEEGNIC
- the LOC107279516 gene encoding F-box protein At4g22280-like isoform X3, producing the protein MEFLLPFYNILPVYPIRAGLLEDAAPRLPTPPPATPPQKSPVEALRSSAAPRRAEDRREVEAATQRLVKPGDHPISSCLCVAQCPGYARHLFDGMSPSEECGIDDLPDELLQQILSLLSADEAVKTCVLSRRWRHLWKSTDILRVAYSTDRWKSSDEFKKFVNHLVLLRGISPLRELDLRFNARRYEDVVHDGGSDPYQCVMLWVMYAVMCRVQVLKIHNLDQIDIEVYKGMPLVSPHLTKIELSGIELKNCFLNFSSCPALKELYFTKNCGFDSVYEILSRSIQCLHIFHCQFGEYHRTDIYAPSLVTLLLEGFCGRTPFLGRMPSLVEASVRPHQDCDDSCSNSYSGNCEDEYCDGCHCRYEVSDDSESVLLGGLTEAENLKLIAGPNIFIFRSDLRWCPLFSKMKCLLLNEWCLASNFSALACILEHSPVLRKLTLKISKEYKSMVELETEENDNPLWKPAAISEHLKVVKVHCKEVDEGVYKIGKWLSTLDKKVIIKQRKQQPKRSH